One Fuerstiella marisgermanici DNA window includes the following coding sequences:
- a CDS encoding TadE family protein, which yields MRLQLPNTTRFSTRRNAPRKGAALVEAAIVIPMFFMVILGIVEFGRGMMVAQLVTNAAREAARRAVLDGSDNTTIEQYIQDKLSASVGAASSDITVGITITPDPNNNTTGHQLVNAQPYDLVTVTVSVPYNKVSYLAGRYLSGRTLRAETTMRHE from the coding sequence ATGAGACTTCAACTCCCCAACACAACCAGATTCAGCACGCGGCGTAACGCTCCGCGAAAAGGCGCCGCACTGGTCGAAGCGGCCATTGTTATACCCATGTTCTTCATGGTGATCCTGGGCATCGTCGAATTCGGCCGCGGCATGATGGTCGCACAGCTGGTGACCAACGCAGCGCGTGAAGCGGCGAGGCGAGCCGTGCTGGATGGCAGTGATAACACGACGATCGAACAATACATTCAGGACAAGCTGTCGGCCTCTGTTGGGGCGGCCAGTTCTGACATCACCGTCGGTATTACGATCACGCCCGACCCGAACAACAACACCACCGGCCACCAGCTTGTCAATGCTCAACCGTACGACCTCGTGACCGTCACTGTGTCCGTGCCCTATAACAAAGTCAGTTATCTCGCTGGCAGATATCTCAGCGGCCGCACTCTTCGCGCCGAAACCACCATGCGCCACGAATAG